The following nucleotide sequence is from uncultured Flavobacterium sp..
CTGACTTGTATTTGCTACAATCAAGGCTAAAAATATAAATAAAAACTGTTTTCTCATAACATTACTTTATTTGGAAATTTTTAACCAACTTTAATTTATCTAGAACTGTTGTCCTATGATAAAGTGCGTTTCCCAACCATTTGGTTTGTTGCTTGGCATTCCTGGTGCAGCATCAAATCCATATCCAAAATCAATACCTAACAATCCAAATGCAGGCATAAATACACGTAAACCAGCACCTGCTGAACGGTATAAATCAAATGGGTTATAATCTTTAAACGTTGGATATGATGATCCAGCCTCTAAAAACGTTAACGCATAAATAGATGCTGACGATTTTAATGTAATTGGATAACGTAATTCCATAGAGAATTTGTTATAAATCGTTGCTCCAATTGGCTCTCCGTTAGCATTTACAGGAGTCAAAGAGTTGTTTTTGTAACCTCTTAATCCTATTGTCTCTCTACCATCCATTGAGTATTGCGCCATTCCGTCTCCTCCTAAATAAAAACGTTCAAATGGTACAACACCTCTTGCCTGATCATAGGCTCCTAAGAAACCAAACTCAGTCAATGTTCTTAAAACTAATTTACCATATACTTTAGTATACCAATCGGCTTTAAATTTAACTTTATAGTATTCTAACCAATTATATCTTTTCTGATCCACTTTACCTTGGTCAGTATCTGCACTTGTATAATCAGATCCAACACTTACTGTTCCAGTTTGACTACCTATAACTTCTTGCTTGATGTAGTCTCCATTGTTAAGCGGTTTTCCATCTGCACCAGAAGTTGACGCTCCTGTCCATCTTGATTTGTATTCTTTTTGATTTTTCAAATCACCATAATCAACACCATTAAATAATGAGTATGGAGGTGTAATTTTTGCAGAAATACTAAATTCAGAACCGTACATTGGGAATATTGGGTTAACCCCTTTATTACTTCTTGAGATTCCTATTGTATATGCTAAGTTTCTTGATGCTCCATTACCAAAGGTAAACAAACCTGTGTTATAATTATTTAAATCATAATGTTGGTAACTAACAGATTGTGACAATACAAAATAGTCATCCGGCACTGTTAATCTTTTAGCTAGACCAACTTGTACTGTAAAAATATTAAAACTTTTGCTTTTATCAACACTTCTGGTGACATAATTATTAAGAAATTGTTTACTATATGATATAGATGAACTAAATTGTACAGGCTTTTTTCCTCCAAACCATGGTTCTGAAAACGATAAGCTATACGTTTGGAAATAAGTACTTCCTTGTAAACGAAGTGATACTTTTTGTCCATCTCCCATTGGTAACGGTTTGTAGGCTTCTTTGTCAAAAAGTTTTCTGGCCGAGAAGTTGTTAAATGACAATCCTAAAGTACCAATGAAACCTCCACCACCGTAACCTCCTTGAAGTTCAACCTGGCTCGATCCTTTTTCTACAACATGATATTCAATATCAACAGTTCCTGCTCCGGCATCTACGTTTTTGAACTTTGGTTCAATTGCTTCAGGATCAAAAAATCCTAATTGTCCAATCTCACGAATAGTTCTAACTAATTGCTCTTTACTATATTTTTCTCCTGGCTTGGTTCTTAATTCACGATAAATTACGTGGTCGTTCGTTTTATCATTACCAACAACCGAAATTTTATTGAAATATGCAATAGGACCTTCAGTAACTCTAATTTCAAAATCGATAGTATCATTTACTGTTTTTACCTCTACAGCATTGATGTTTGAAAACAAATAACCATTGTTTTGATATAAGTTTGTTATATCTTCAGCATCTGGTTTTGATTTATCTGCAATTCTTTTTTCAAGTAAAACACCATTATAGGTTTCTCCTTTTTTAATTCCTAAATAACTATTTAAAATACGGTCAGAATAAACAGTATTTCCTAAGAATTTAATATTTCCGAAGTAATATTTGTTTCCTTCTTCCAGATTAATTTTGATTGCAAGCATATTTTTCTGTTTGTTGTAAACAACAGAATCATAAATAATACGAGCATCACGATATCCTTTTTCTTTATAAGCTGAAACAACCTTTTCTAAGTCGGTTTTGTATTTTTCAGGAATAAATTTTGAAGCTTTTAAAACACGAAATATGTTTTTTTGCTTTGTGTCTTTCATTGCGCCTCTTAACTGGGAGTCTGTAAGTTGCTTATTGCCAATGAAATCAATGCTGCTAATTTTGACTTTATCACCTTTATCTAC
It contains:
- a CDS encoding POTRA domain-containing protein encodes the protein MRLLLVIKKENVDLEKPVNKLNNFLVLQKRVQIVLTLLLLGSFSQIKAQERVPFDQGKKYILAKVSVVGKISFNEQTVVTFSGLQKGQEITVPGEEISGAIKKLGKLGLFDEIAFYINKVENDSVYLDLNIVELPKLNEVKFVGIKKSKIDGLIKDNNLTKSKIVNENLITTTKNYIENKYKKDGFYNTKVTITTTPDTINGHQVNMLVRVDKGDKVKISSIDFIGNKQLTDSQLRGAMKDTKQKNIFRVLKASKFIPEKYKTDLEKVVSAYKEKGYRDARIIYDSVVYNKQKNMLAIKINLEEGNKYYFGNIKFLGNTVYSDRILNSYLGIKKGETYNGVLLEKRIADKSKPDAEDITNLYQNNGYLFSNINAVEVKTVNDTIDFEIRVTEGPIAYFNKISVVGNDKTNDHVIYRELRTKPGEKYSKEQLVRTIREIGQLGFFDPEAIEPKFKNVDAGAGTVDIEYHVVEKGSSQVELQGGYGGGGFIGTLGLSFNNFSARKLFDKEAYKPLPMGDGQKVSLRLQGSTYFQTYSLSFSEPWFGGKKPVQFSSSISYSKQFLNNYVTRSVDKSKSFNIFTVQVGLAKRLTVPDDYFVLSQSVSYQHYDLNNYNTGLFTFGNGASRNLAYTIGISRSNKGVNPIFPMYGSEFSISAKITPPYSLFNGVDYGDLKNQKEYKSRWTGASTSGADGKPLNNGDYIKQEVIGSQTGTVSVGSDYTSADTDQGKVDQKRYNWLEYYKVKFKADWYTKVYGKLVLRTLTEFGFLGAYDQARGVVPFERFYLGGDGMAQYSMDGRETIGLRGYKNNSLTPVNANGEPIGATIYNKFSMELRYPITLKSSASIYALTFLEAGSSYPTFKDYNPFDLYRSAGAGLRVFMPAFGLLGIDFGYGFDAAPGMPSNKPNGWETHFIIGQQF